GCCGCTTTTGTCACCGGTGGCAATGAGCTTGAATTCAAGAGCGGCAACTTGTTTCAATATATTCTTGGCCCGGGACGTATCTTGAATCCCAGGGAGCTGCACGAGAATATCCTGACTCCCTTGTCGCTGCACCGTGGGTTCAGAAACGCCGAACTGATCGATACGGTTGCGAATTGTTTCAAGAGACTGATCGAGTGCATATTCATGCAGGCGCTGGACCTCACGTCGATCGAAGACTCGTGAAATCTCTCCTTCGGCTGGCGTTGGTGCCCCATCAGCGACGAGGGTCGGAAACTGCTCGGAGAGCAGCTTTTCGACACTATTTTTCGCGTCTTGCGTTGAGGGCCGAATGCGGAGCGATTTGTCCGCGCGCTGGACTTCGACCCCAGCAATGTTCGCCTCTCGCATTGCCCGGCGCAGCTCTTCCGCGTTCTGGTCCAAAGCGTTCTCTATGGCCTTTTCCATATCAATGTTCAACAGTAGGTGAGTTCCTCCACGCAAATCCAACCCGAGGTGAATTTTGCGTGAGGGGAGAATCGCTGACCACCACTCCGGGACTTTTTCCATCAGCGAGGGAACAAGATACACCACCGCCCACACAACCAGTGCGAGAACAAGCAGCGCACGGTACAGAATCCCCTTTTGCATCACTTATCCTTTCCTTCACTCTTTTCCGTGCTAGCACCTTTGGCTGCCGGTTTCACTGCATTCATCACAGTCTCGATATGTCCCCGATCAACTTGAATACGCACATTTGGTGAGATTTCCAGTGTCAATTCTCTCTCGCTCAATTCAATGATCCGACCATATATTCCCCCGTTGGTCAGCACCCGATCGTTCCGTTTCAGCTCATCCAGCATTTGTCGATGATCCCTGGCTTTCTGTTGCTGTGGCCGGATCAGCAAGAAATAGAAGATGATCATGACCAACACGAGTGGAAGAAACTGGACCAACGGTCCCGGACCAGCCATCGGATCAGCCCCTTGGGCATAGGCTAGAGCTGCCATTTATTCTCCTCTTGTTTATCTTGTTTCACATCTACCGGCAAAAGAAACGGGTGAGCGAACTCCGCAAAGCGCCCCTCAGCCAAAGCCGTACGCATAGATCGCATGAGCCGTTGGTAAAAGTAGAGATTGTGCAGTGTATTGAGCCGTGCCGACAGAATCTCTCCTGCCATCGCAAGATGGCGGAGATACGCACGCGAAAAGTGCTGACACGTGTAACATTGGCAGCCTTCCTCAATCGGGCGCGGATCGGTAGCATATTCGGCCCGACGGATGTTGAGTTTGCCTGACCAAGTGAAGAGCGTTCCGTTGCGCGCGTTCCGTGTTGGCAACACACAATCAAACATGTCAAAACCAAGCGCAACGTAACGCACAAGTTGTTCGGGCATACCAACGCCCATGAGGTACCGAGGACGATCTTGGGGAAGGAATTGGATTGCGTGCCGTGCCACTTCATGTGTCACAAGTGGATCTTCGCCTACGCTCAGACCGCCAACCGCATAGCCAGGGAATTCGAGCGCCATTAATTCCCGAGCACTTTGTTCACGCAGGTCAGGAAAGATACCGCCCTGTACGATGGCAAAGAGAGATTGATCCTCACGACGTTGCGCAACACGTGCACGCGCTGCCCAGCGAGTCGTTAGGGCACTGGCTCGTGCCGCTTGGTCATAACTTCCGGGGGCGGAGACGCATTCATCCAGGACCATCGCGATGTCTACCCCAAGTTGCTCTTGGGTGCGAACGACCGACTCTGGGGTAAGAAAGTGTTTCGAACCATCCAAGTGAGAACGAAACTGCACCCCTTCTTCGCTGATCCGACATAAGTCTTTGAGGCTAAACACCTGATATCCACCACTATCGGTGAGGATCGGTCCGTTCCATCCCATGAACTGGTGGAGTCCGCCCGCGCCTTCGATCAGCGCAGCTCCGGGCCGCAAATATAGATGATAGGAATTCGCGAGGATGATTTCCGCACCAAGCTCGCGGAGTTCACATGGAGTCGTCGCTTTCACGGTCCCCTGTGTGGCTACTGGCATAAAGGCCGGCGTAGCAACGGTCCCGTGCGACGTCTCTAACTGCCCAAGGCGTGCTTGCGTAGCAGAATCTCGCTGTGTAACGGTAAAACGAAACATGAGGAGAGAAAACGACCGCCTAGCCCCCAATATTCTTTGGTTTGCGGGACTTTTTAGTCGTTTTTCCGCGCCCTTGCAACCGCCATTAGAGAATTAACATCGCATCGCCATAGCTGTAAAAGCGATAGTGCTGCCGGATAGCTTCTTTATACGCCTCTAGGATAACCTCCCGGCCAGCGAAGGCAGACACCAGCATGAGTAATGTTGAACGCGGCAAATGGAAATTGGTGATCAGCCCATCAATCACCTGAAAGGGAAATCCTGGGTAGATAAAAAGTGATGAACGGTGACGCCCAACTTGGACGCTGCCGTCATGCCACGCTGACTCCAGCGCCCTCGTGCTGGTCGTTCCCACAGCAATGATCTTACGACCCTGATGTTTAGCAGTGTTAACCCGCTGCGCAACATCTTCGGAAATCTCGTATTCTTCCTCTTCCATGACGTGAGATTCAATGTGTTCTGAGCGAACCGGCTGAAATGTCCCGGCACCAACGTGCAACGTCAGGAACACAACCTCGATGCCTCGTTCTTGCACTGTCGCCAATAACTCCGGGGTAAAGTGCAAACCGGCAGTTGGTGCAGCAACCGCCCCGACATGGCGCGCATAAACAGTCTGATAGCGTTCGTGATCTTCAGGTCGGGTTCCTAGTGTACGTTTGATGTACGGAGGCAGCGGAATCTCACCGACACGGTCAAGCAGGGTAAAGAAGCTATCAGCTCCAGTGAGCGAAAAGCGTAACTCTCCACGTCCGTCATGCGGTGCGGTCACCCATACTCCAGAGCACTCGGGAGTCACAACAATGCGCGATCCCTCTTTCATCCCTTGTGTTCCCTTACTCATCACCTCCCAAGTTTCCGCAGTTCCTGGTAAGCGTCGCAACAGCAAAAGTTCGATACGCCCCCCACTCTCTTTGTGCCCACGCAAGCGCGCGGGAAAGACCCGCGTGTCATTGAGCACCAAGAGGCTATCAGGGGGAAGAAGCGAGACAATGTCCGAGAATTGACGGTGAGTAATCTGTTGAGAACCACGGGCGAGTGCGAGCAAGCGCGAACTCGCCCGCTCAGGGGTTGGTTCTTGAGCAATTAACTCTGGAGGCAGGTCATAATCAAAATCGGCAAGTAGCATGCAACCGTCATCGCAAGATGTTCGTGTCCAAGTAACGGCACCTTCCGTTGCCGCTCCTCGTGCACGCTAAGGTTAACTGTTCTTCTTTGGCCCAAAAAACGGGGTCAACAGATCTATCGGTACGGGAAACAGTGTCGTCGAATTATTTTCCGTTGCAACCTCGGACAGAGTTTGCAGATACCGCAGCTGTAGCGCAACCGGATGTTGCTCGATAATCACGGAGGCATCCGCGAGTCGCTGTGCAGCCTGGAACTCACCTTCCGCATTGATAATCTTTGCTCGTCGTTCACGTTCTGCTTCGGCTTGTTTGGCCAGTGCACGTTGCATCTCTTGTGGCAGGTCGATGTGCTTAATCTCAACCAGTGAGACTTTGATTCCCCACGGATCAGTATGGGCGTCAATAATCTCTTGCAGGCGTGAATTGATCTTCTCTCGCTCTGATAGCAAATCGTCGAGTTCTTCTTGTCCACAGACGCTGCGCAAGGTTGTCTGTGCAAGTTGCGATGTAGCAAACAGGTAGTTCTCGACCTGGACAACCGCACGGCTCGGCTCAACGACACGAAAATAGAGCACGGCATTCACTTTGACCGAGACGTTATCTTTGGTGATGACATCTTGTGGCGGAATGTCCATCGTAATAGTGCGCATGTCCACTTTCACCATTTGATCAATCAGTGGCAAGACGATGCGAATGCCGGGCCCAAGCGGTTTATCCTGGAGTCGACCGAGCCGAAAGATCACTCCCCGTTCGTATTCTAAGAGTCGCCGAATCGAGTTGGCCAAGAAAACAAGGATCAATATAATTGCTGGACCCAAGGATCCAAGGCCGATCAGCGAAACCAATTCACCCATGTGCTTCCTCGCTTTCTTCCTAGCCAACAGCTTTACGAACGCGCAAGACCAAGTCTTTTATACCAACAACTTGAATTCGTTCTCCTACTTCAAGCGTTTCCTCACTCTCAGCGTTCCAATATTCTCCGTGTACCCACACTTTTCCACGCGGAGCGATGCGCACCCGGACTTCACCAGTTGTTCCGATCAATGCATCCACACCTGATACCGGGCGTTGTCCGAAGGTCCGAGCCGCCAACGTGGCAATAAAAAGCATGATGAGCGCAACTCCAGCTCCTACCGAAGCAATAATGCTACGGTCGACGAGCAAATCTGCATCCGGTGCATCGAAGAGAAACAAAGACCCCAGGATGAAGGAAACCACCCCACCAATCCCCAGCACCCCAAAAGTGGGGAGGAAAGCTTCGGCAATGAGTAATCCAATCCCGAGCAGCACCAGAAGCAGTCCAGAGTAGTTAATCGGGAGGACCTGGAACGCCGCAAAGGCCAGTAACAGGCAGATACCGCCGACCACGCCAGGAAAGACCACCCCTGGATTGGTAAATTCAACATACAAGCCAAGAATGCCGGCCATCATCAGAAGATAGGCGACATTGGGGTCGGCGAGAAAGTTGAGGAAGCGATGCTTGACGCGCATGTCAATCTGAACAATCCGAAAGGCGTCACCCGCAGTTTGTGCCGGGCGAAAGTCCAGTGTCACTTGCGTGCTCCCCACTTCCACCTTCCGGCCATTGGCTTTGCGCAATAAATCCTGAATATCTGTCGCAACGACATCGACGACCTTCTTTTGCAACGCTTCCGTTTCTGTGATGGCGACACTGTCACGCACCGCCTTTTGCGCCCATTCCACGTTGCGCCCGCGACGTTGCGCAATGCTTTCACTAAAGGACGCGGTGAAATTCTCGATCTTCTCGCCGAGGTCTCCTTTAATATCCTGCCCACCGCCTCCAACGGGATGGGCCGCGCCAATCGTCGTCCCTGGTGCCATGGCTGCGATATGTCCAGCCATCGTGATAAACACCCCTGCGGACCCAGCACCGGCACCGCTCGGTGCAACATAGACAA
The sequence above is a segment of the Deltaproteobacteria bacterium genome. Coding sequences within it:
- the yajC gene encoding preprotein translocase subunit YajC; translated protein: MAALAYAQGADPMAGPGPLVQFLPLVLVMIIFYFLLIRPQQQKARDHRQMLDELKRNDRVLTNGGIYGRIIELSERELTLEISPNVRIQVDRGHIETVMNAVKPAAKGASTEKSEGKDK
- the tgt gene encoding tRNA guanosine(34) transglycosylase Tgt translates to MFRFTVTQRDSATQARLGQLETSHGTVATPAFMPVATQGTVKATTPCELRELGAEIILANSYHLYLRPGAALIEGAGGLHQFMGWNGPILTDSGGYQVFSLKDLCRISEEGVQFRSHLDGSKHFLTPESVVRTQEQLGVDIAMVLDECVSAPGSYDQAARASALTTRWAARARVAQRREDQSLFAIVQGGIFPDLREQSARELMALEFPGYAVGGLSVGEDPLVTHEVARHAIQFLPQDRPRYLMGVGMPEQLVRYVALGFDMFDCVLPTRNARNGTLFTWSGKLNIRRAEYATDPRPIEEGCQCYTCQHFSRAYLRHLAMAGEILSARLNTLHNLYFYQRLMRSMRTALAEGRFAEFAHPFLLPVDVKQDKQEENKWQL
- the queA gene encoding tRNA preQ1(34) S-adenosylmethionine ribosyltransferase-isomerase QueA — encoded protein: MLLADFDYDLPPELIAQEPTPERASSRLLALARGSQQITHRQFSDIVSLLPPDSLLVLNDTRVFPARLRGHKESGGRIELLLLRRLPGTAETWEVMSKGTQGMKEGSRIVVTPECSGVWVTAPHDGRGELRFSLTGADSFFTLLDRVGEIPLPPYIKRTLGTRPEDHERYQTVYARHVGAVAAPTAGLHFTPELLATVQERGIEVVFLTLHVGAGTFQPVRSEHIESHVMEEEEYEISEDVAQRVNTAKHQGRKIIAVGTTSTRALESAWHDGSVQVGRHRSSLFIYPGFPFQVIDGLITNFHLPRSTLLMLVSAFAGREVILEAYKEAIRQHYRFYSYGDAMLIL
- a CDS encoding slipin family protein, whose protein sequence is MGELVSLIGLGSLGPAIILILVFLANSIRRLLEYERGVIFRLGRLQDKPLGPGIRIVLPLIDQMVKVDMRTITMDIPPQDVITKDNVSVKVNAVLYFRVVEPSRAVVQVENYLFATSQLAQTTLRSVCGQEELDDLLSEREKINSRLQEIIDAHTDPWGIKVSLVEIKHIDLPQEMQRALAKQAEAERERRAKIINAEGEFQAAQRLADASVIIEQHPVALQLRYLQTLSEVATENNSTTLFPVPIDLLTPFFGPKKNS
- a CDS encoding nodulation protein NfeD; protein product: MTNDWCGKTFRQCCEKWDDYRFSRCGGVVLVLLLWSLLALPVQAGDPAPTAIKHINFIAIDATINPAIADFIHEGISRSVEEGAVALVIQLDTPGGLLNSTRTIVKDLLGAQLPVIVYVAPSGAGAGSAGVFITMAGHIAAMAPGTTIGAAHPVGGGGQDIKGDLGEKIENFTASFSESIAQRRGRNVEWAQKAVRDSVAITETEALQKKVVDVVATDIQDLLRKANGRKVEVGSTQVTLDFRPAQTAGDAFRIVQIDMRVKHRFLNFLADPNVAYLLMMAGILGLYVEFTNPGVVFPGVVGGICLLLAFAAFQVLPINYSGLLLVLLGIGLLIAEAFLPTFGVLGIGGVVSFILGSLFLFDAPDADLLVDRSIIASVGAGVALIMLFIATLAARTFGQRPVSGVDALIGTTGEVRVRIAPRGKVWVHGEYWNAESEETLEVGERIQVVGIKDLVLRVRKAVG